Proteins encoded in a region of the Cupriavidus pauculus genome:
- the ugpQ gene encoding glycerophosphodiester phosphodiesterase, which yields MSTPKVDFANWPYPRHVAHRGAGKLAPENTLAAFRHGASFGYRMFEFDVKLSGDGKPVLMHDATLDRTTSGHGRVDALTLGEIAALDAGSWHSPAFAGEPVPTLAAIARYTRANDLLVNIEIKPVPGDEYRTGAAVALDALSLWAGAAVPPLLSSFSEAALEAAREAAPDLPRALLVKTLPTDWLDRLARLGCVGLDANHGELDANVIQQAHTAGYKVLCYTVNDPARAAELFGWGLDTLITDAVDRIAPA from the coding sequence ATGAGCACGCCCAAGGTCGATTTCGCCAACTGGCCGTATCCGCGCCACGTCGCGCATCGCGGCGCGGGCAAGCTCGCGCCCGAGAACACGCTGGCCGCGTTTCGTCACGGCGCCTCGTTCGGCTACCGGATGTTCGAGTTCGACGTCAAGCTGTCCGGCGACGGCAAGCCCGTGCTCATGCACGACGCCACGCTGGACCGCACGACCTCGGGCCACGGCCGCGTCGATGCGCTGACGCTGGGCGAGATCGCCGCCCTGGACGCCGGCAGCTGGCACAGCCCCGCCTTCGCGGGCGAGCCCGTGCCGACGCTGGCGGCCATCGCGCGCTATACGCGCGCGAACGACCTGCTCGTGAACATCGAGATCAAGCCCGTGCCGGGTGACGAATACCGGACCGGCGCCGCCGTGGCGCTGGACGCGCTGTCCCTGTGGGCGGGCGCGGCGGTGCCGCCGCTGCTGTCCTCGTTCTCCGAAGCGGCGCTGGAAGCCGCGCGGGAGGCCGCGCCGGACCTGCCGCGCGCGCTGCTGGTCAAGACGCTGCCGACCGACTGGCTGGACCGGCTGGCGCGGCTGGGCTGCGTGGGACTCGACGCCAACCACGGCGAACTCGATGCCAACGTCATCCAACAGGCGCATACGGCCGGCTACAAGGTACTTTGCTACACGGTGAACGACCCGGCCCGGGCGGCGGAGCTGTTCGGGTGGGGGCTCGACACCCTGATCACGGACGCGGTGGACCGCATTGCACCGGCCTGA
- a CDS encoding 2-oxoglutarate dehydrogenase E1 component has translation MMQQYQSNSYLFGGNAPYVEELYEAYLQNPSSVPDNWRAYFDAMQNVPAVDGSNARDIPHAPIVASFAERAKQGPIKTIVASADSDMGRKRVAATQLIAAYRNIGTYWADLDPLKRQERPPLPDLDPAFYGFSEADLDIVFNASNTYFGKESMSLRELLNNLRETYCGTIGAEFMYVSDQAQKRWWQERLETTRSKPVFTLEKKKQILDRLTAAEGLERFLHTKYVGQKRFSLEGGESFIAAMDEMIQHSGSKGVQEIVIGMAHRGRLNVLVNTLGKMPADLFAEFEGKHVDDLPAGDVKYHKGFSSDVSTEGGPVHLSLAFNPSHLEIVNPVVEGSSKARQERRGEAGHKEVLPVQVHGDAAFAGQGVVMETLNLAQTRGYGTGGTMHIVINNQIGFTTSDPRDARSTLYCTDVVKMIEAPVLHVNGDDPEAVVYAMQLAVDFRMEFKKDVVVDIICFRKLGHNEQDTPAVTQPLMYKKIGQHPGTRKLYADKLAAQNLVPADFGDEKVKEYRAAMDAGKHTADPVLSNFKNKFAVDWMPFLNRKWTDTADTAVPVTELKRLAERITTVPEHLKLHPLVEKVVKDRANMGRGDQPLDWGMGEHLAFASLVASGYPVRITGQDAGRGTFTHRHAVLHDQARERWDAGSYVPLQNVSENQAPFTVIDSVLSEEAVLGFEYGYSTAEPNALVIWEAQFGDFVNGAQVVIDQFISSGEVKWGRASGLTLMLPHGYEGQGPEHSSARIERFLQLCADHNMQVCQPTTPAQIFHLLRRQMIRLFRKPLVIMTPKSLLRNKDAVSPLSDLAKGHFETVIPDHEELNASKVKRVIMCSGKVYYDLVATRKERGATDTAIIRLEQLYPFPHKAVAAELKKYSGATEILWCQDEPQNQGAWFFVQHYIMENMTEGQKLGYAGRPASASPAVGYYAKHNEQQKALLEAAFSKLKGFVLTK, from the coding sequence ATGATGCAGCAGTATCAGAGCAATTCGTACCTCTTCGGCGGCAACGCCCCTTACGTGGAAGAGCTGTACGAAGCCTACCTCCAGAATCCGAGTTCGGTCCCCGACAACTGGCGCGCGTACTTCGACGCGATGCAGAACGTTCCCGCAGTGGACGGTTCTAACGCCCGTGACATCCCCCACGCCCCGATCGTCGCTTCGTTTGCCGAGCGCGCCAAGCAGGGCCCGATCAAGACCATCGTTGCCTCCGCCGACTCCGACATGGGGCGCAAGCGCGTCGCTGCCACGCAGCTGATCGCCGCTTACCGCAATATCGGTACCTACTGGGCGGACCTCGATCCCCTCAAGCGCCAGGAACGTCCGCCTCTGCCGGATCTGGATCCCGCTTTCTACGGCTTCTCCGAAGCCGATCTCGACATCGTCTTCAACGCCAGCAACACGTACTTCGGCAAGGAGTCGATGAGCCTGCGCGAGCTGCTCAACAACCTGCGTGAAACGTACTGCGGCACGATCGGCGCCGAGTTCATGTACGTGAGCGACCAGGCGCAGAAGCGCTGGTGGCAGGAGCGTCTGGAAACGACGCGTTCCAAGCCCGTGTTCACGCTGGAGAAGAAGAAGCAGATCCTGGACCGCCTGACCGCGGCCGAGGGCCTCGAGCGCTTCCTCCACACCAAGTACGTCGGCCAGAAGCGCTTCTCGCTCGAAGGCGGCGAGAGCTTCATCGCGGCGATGGACGAGATGATCCAGCACTCCGGCAGCAAGGGCGTGCAGGAAATCGTGATCGGCATGGCCCACCGCGGCCGTCTGAACGTGCTGGTCAACACGCTGGGCAAGATGCCCGCCGACCTGTTCGCCGAATTCGAAGGCAAGCACGTTGACGATCTGCCCGCAGGCGACGTCAAGTACCACAAGGGCTTCTCGAGCGACGTCTCGACCGAAGGCGGCCCGGTTCACCTGTCGCTCGCGTTCAACCCGTCGCACCTGGAAATCGTGAACCCGGTGGTCGAAGGTTCGTCGAAGGCGCGCCAGGAACGCCGCGGCGAAGCCGGCCACAAGGAAGTGCTGCCGGTGCAGGTGCACGGCGACGCGGCCTTCGCGGGCCAGGGCGTCGTGATGGAAACGCTGAACCTCGCGCAGACCCGCGGCTACGGCACGGGCGGCACGATGCACATCGTGATCAACAACCAGATCGGCTTCACGACGTCCGACCCGCGCGATGCGCGTTCGACGCTGTATTGCACGGACGTGGTCAAGATGATCGAAGCGCCGGTGCTGCACGTGAACGGTGACGATCCCGAAGCCGTCGTGTACGCGATGCAGCTGGCCGTGGACTTCCGCATGGAGTTCAAGAAGGACGTCGTCGTCGACATCATCTGCTTCCGCAAGCTGGGTCACAACGAGCAGGACACCCCGGCCGTCACGCAGCCGCTGATGTACAAGAAGATTGGTCAGCACCCGGGCACGCGCAAGCTGTACGCCGACAAGCTGGCCGCGCAGAACCTCGTGCCGGCCGACTTCGGCGACGAGAAGGTGAAGGAATACCGCGCCGCGATGGATGCGGGCAAGCACACGGCCGACCCGGTCCTGTCGAACTTCAAGAACAAGTTCGCCGTGGACTGGATGCCGTTCCTGAACCGCAAGTGGACCGACACGGCCGACACCGCCGTGCCCGTCACGGAACTGAAGCGTCTGGCCGAGCGCATCACCACGGTGCCCGAGCACCTGAAGCTCCACCCGCTGGTGGAAAAGGTGGTCAAGGACCGCGCGAACATGGGTCGTGGCGACCAGCCGCTGGACTGGGGCATGGGTGAACACCTGGCCTTCGCCTCGCTGGTGGCTTCGGGCTACCCGGTCCGTATTACGGGCCAGGACGCGGGCCGCGGTACCTTCACGCACCGCCATGCCGTGCTGCACGACCAGGCGCGCGAGCGCTGGGATGCAGGCAGCTACGTGCCGCTGCAGAACGTGTCGGAAAACCAGGCACCGTTCACGGTGATCGACTCGGTGCTGTCGGAAGAAGCGGTGCTCGGTTTCGAGTACGGCTACTCGACCGCCGAGCCGAACGCGCTCGTCATCTGGGAAGCCCAGTTCGGCGACTTCGTCAACGGCGCGCAGGTCGTGATCGACCAGTTCATCTCGTCGGGCGAAGTGAAGTGGGGCCGCGCCTCGGGTCTGACGCTGATGCTGCCGCACGGCTACGAAGGCCAGGGTCCGGAACACAGCTCGGCCCGTATCGAGCGCTTCCTGCAGCTTTGCGCGGACCACAACATGCAGGTCTGCCAGCCGACCACGCCGGCCCAGATCTTCCACCTGCTGCGTCGTCAGATGATCCGTCTGTTCCGCAAGCCGCTGGTGATCATGACGCCGAAGTCGCTGCTGCGTAACAAGGACGCGGTGTCGCCGCTGTCCGATCTGGCCAAGGGTCACTTCGAGACGGTCATCCCCGATCACGAAGAACTGAACGCCAGCAAGGTCAAGCGCGTGATCATGTGCTCGGGCAAGGTCTACTACGACCTGGTCGCCACCCGCAAGGAACGCGGCGCCACCGACACGGCGATCATCCGTCTGGAACAGCTGTATCCGTTCCCGCACAAGGCCGTTGCCGCCGAACTCAAGAAGTACTCGGGCGCGACCGAAATCCTGTGGTGCCAGGACGAGCCGCAGAACCAGGGTGCCTGGTTCTTCGTGCAGCACTACATCATGGAAAACATGACGGAAGGCCAGAAGCTCGGTTATGCGGGTCGTCCCGCGTCGGCATCGCCGGCGGTGGGCTACTACGCAAAGCACAACGAGCAACAGAAGGCACTGCTGGAAGCCGCCTTCTCCAAGCTCAAGGGCTTTGTTCTGACCAAGTAA
- the odhB gene encoding 2-oxoglutarate dehydrogenase complex dihydrolipoyllysine-residue succinyltransferase, translating to MAIVDVKVPQLSESVAEATMLNWKKKPGEAVAQDEILIEIETDKVVLEVPAPSAGVLSQIVKNDGDTVVADEIIAKIDTAATAGAAAPAAAAPAPAAAAPAPAAAAPAAAPAAAGAVAMPSAAKLMAEGGLSAGQVAGTGKDGRITKGDVLAASSAPAPAAKAAPAPAAAKPALQQVSAQVDFAALGDRPEERVPMSRLRARIAERLVQSQSTNAILTTFNEVNMKPVMDLRNKYKDRFEKEHGVKLGFMSFFVKAAVHALKKYPIINASVDGNDIVYHGYFDIGIAVGSPRGLVVPILRNADQMSLADIEKKIAEFGAKARDGKLSLEDLTGGTFSISNGGTFGSMLSTPIINPPQSAILGVHATKDRAVVEDGQIVIRPMNYLAMSYDHRIIDGREAVLGLVAMKEALEDPARLLLDL from the coding sequence ATGGCTATTGTTGACGTCAAGGTTCCGCAGCTGTCCGAATCGGTCGCCGAAGCGACCATGCTGAACTGGAAGAAGAAGCCTGGCGAAGCTGTCGCCCAGGACGAGATCCTGATTGAAATCGAGACCGACAAGGTCGTGCTCGAAGTGCCCGCACCGTCCGCCGGCGTGCTGTCGCAGATCGTCAAGAACGATGGCGATACCGTCGTGGCCGATGAAATCATCGCCAAGATCGACACCGCAGCCACCGCTGGCGCCGCCGCACCGGCCGCCGCCGCTCCGGCACCGGCCGCCGCTGCCCCCGCACCGGCTGCTGCCGCACCCGCGGCCGCCCCGGCCGCCGCAGGCGCCGTGGCCATGCCGTCGGCTGCCAAGCTGATGGCCGAAGGCGGCCTGTCGGCTGGCCAGGTTGCCGGTACCGGCAAGGATGGCCGCATCACCAAGGGCGACGTGCTGGCCGCCAGCTCGGCACCGGCACCGGCCGCCAAGGCTGCCCCCGCACCGGCAGCGGCCAAGCCCGCGCTGCAGCAGGTGTCGGCGCAGGTGGACTTCGCCGCGCTGGGCGACCGTCCGGAAGAGCGCGTGCCGATGAGCCGCCTGCGTGCCCGTATCGCAGAGCGTCTGGTGCAATCGCAATCGACCAACGCCATCCTCACCACGTTCAACGAAGTGAACATGAAGCCGGTGATGGATCTGCGCAACAAGTACAAGGACCGCTTCGAGAAGGAACACGGCGTGAAGCTCGGCTTCATGTCGTTCTTCGTGAAGGCCGCCGTGCACGCGCTGAAGAAGTATCCGATCATCAACGCTTCGGTCGACGGCAACGACATCGTCTACCACGGCTACTTCGACATCGGTATCGCCGTGGGCTCGCCGCGCGGTCTGGTGGTGCCTATCCTGCGCAATGCCGACCAGATGAGCCTGGCCGACATCGAGAAGAAGATCGCCGAGTTCGGCGCCAAGGCCCGTGACGGCAAGCTGTCGCTGGAAGACCTGACCGGCGGTACGTTCTCGATCTCGAACGGCGGTACGTTCGGTTCGATGCTGTCCACCCCGATCATCAACCCGCCGCAATCGGCCATCCTGGGCGTGCACGCCACCAAGGATCGCGCCGTGGTGGAAGACGGTCAGATCGTGATCCGCCCGATGAACTACCTGGCCATGTCCTATGACCACCGGATCATCGACGGCCGCGAAGCGGTGCTCGGCCTCGTCGCCATGAAGGAAGCGCTGGAAGATCCGGCCCGCCTGCTGCTCGACCTGTAA
- the lpdA gene encoding dihydrolipoyl dehydrogenase: MSKQFDVLVIGAGPGGYIAAIRAGQLGLNVACCEGNAYDDPKGEARLGGTCLNVGCIPSKALLASSEEFDNAQHHLADHGITVGDVKVDVAKMLKRKDDIVGKMTKGIEFLFRKNKVSLLKGYGKFVGKTAEGFQVEIAGEVVTAKQVIIATGSKARHLPGIPVDNKLISDNEGALKFDTVPKKLGVIGAGVIGLELGSVWRRLGAEVTVLEALPTFLAAADEGVAKEAQKLLTKQGLKFNFGVKVNEVKAGKDNVTVNYTDKDGAAQTLDVDRLIVSVGRVPNTDNLGLEAVGLGVDQRGFIEVDDHCQTKVPGLWAIGDVVRGPMLAHKAEDEGVAVAERIVGQKPHIDFNTVPWVIYTFPEIAWVGKTEQQLKAEGREYKSGQFPFMANGRALGMGHAEGFVKMLADAKTDEILGVHIIGANASDLIAEAVAAMEFKAASEDIGRVCHPHPSMSEVLREAALAVDKRQLNM; this comes from the coding sequence ATGAGCAAACAATTCGACGTGCTGGTCATTGGCGCCGGCCCTGGCGGCTATATCGCCGCGATTCGCGCTGGCCAGCTCGGTCTGAACGTGGCGTGCTGCGAAGGCAACGCCTATGACGATCCCAAGGGCGAAGCCCGCCTTGGCGGTACCTGCCTGAACGTGGGTTGCATTCCTTCGAAGGCGCTGCTGGCCTCGTCGGAAGAATTCGACAACGCGCAGCATCATCTGGCCGACCACGGCATTACCGTGGGCGACGTCAAGGTGGACGTGGCCAAGATGCTGAAGCGCAAGGACGATATCGTCGGCAAGATGACGAAGGGCATCGAGTTCCTGTTCCGCAAGAACAAGGTCTCGCTGCTCAAGGGCTACGGCAAGTTCGTCGGCAAGACCGCAGAGGGTTTCCAGGTGGAGATCGCCGGCGAAGTCGTGACGGCCAAGCAGGTCATCATCGCCACGGGTTCGAAGGCGCGTCATCTGCCGGGCATCCCCGTCGACAACAAGCTGATCAGCGACAACGAAGGCGCGCTGAAGTTTGACACCGTGCCCAAGAAGCTGGGCGTGATCGGTGCCGGCGTGATCGGCCTGGAGCTCGGCTCGGTATGGCGCCGTCTGGGTGCCGAAGTGACCGTGCTGGAAGCACTGCCGACGTTCCTGGCGGCCGCCGACGAAGGCGTGGCCAAGGAAGCGCAGAAGCTGCTGACCAAGCAGGGCCTGAAGTTCAACTTCGGCGTGAAGGTCAACGAGGTCAAGGCTGGCAAGGACAACGTCACCGTGAACTACACGGACAAGGACGGCGCCGCGCAGACGCTGGACGTCGATCGCCTGATCGTGTCGGTAGGCCGCGTGCCGAACACCGACAACCTCGGCCTCGAAGCCGTGGGCCTGGGCGTGGACCAGCGTGGCTTCATCGAGGTGGACGACCACTGCCAGACCAAGGTGCCGGGCCTGTGGGCCATCGGTGACGTGGTGCGTGGCCCGATGCTCGCGCACAAGGCCGAAGACGAAGGCGTGGCCGTGGCCGAGCGCATCGTCGGCCAGAAGCCGCATATCGATTTCAACACGGTGCCGTGGGTCATCTACACGTTCCCGGAAATCGCATGGGTCGGCAAGACCGAGCAGCAGCTCAAGGCCGAAGGCCGCGAGTACAAGTCGGGTCAGTTCCCGTTCATGGCCAACGGCCGTGCGCTGGGGATGGGCCATGCGGAAGGCTTCGTGAAGATGCTGGCCGATGCCAAGACCGACGAGATCCTCGGCGTGCATATCATCGGCGCCAACGCGTCGGACCTGATCGCCGAAGCCGTGGCCGCGATGGAATTCAAGGCTGCGAGCGAGGATATCGGCCGCGTCTGCCATCCGCACCCGTCGATGTCGGAAGTCCTGCGCGAAGCCGCGCTGGCCGTCGACAAGCGTCAGCTGAACATGTAA
- the zapE gene encoding cell division protein ZapE produces the protein MNVTEYYEHELQQRGYQSDEAQLRAVARLQQCYDEWVAYKARRGNALKKLLVHPDVPKGVYLWGGVGRGKSFLMDSFYTCVPVVRKTRLHFHEFMREVHRQLEELRGRADPLDELARRIARKYRLICFDEFHVSDVADAMMLHRLLDQLFANGVQFVMTSNYRPDLLYPDGLHRDRVLPAIALLETKLDVLNVDAGIDYRKRALEQVEAYHTPLGREASAALRDAFVAIAGTADESPILHIEHRELKALRRANGVVWFDFATLCGGPRSQNDYLELASQFHTVILSDVPKMTPRMSSEARRFTWLIDVFYDHKVKLLMSAEVPADELYTEGQMANEFHRTVSRIIEMQSREYLESARRTMDTSLT, from the coding sequence ATGAACGTCACCGAGTATTACGAGCACGAACTTCAGCAGCGCGGCTACCAGTCGGACGAGGCGCAGCTGCGCGCGGTCGCGCGGCTGCAGCAGTGCTACGACGAATGGGTCGCCTACAAGGCGCGCCGCGGCAATGCACTGAAGAAGCTGCTCGTGCATCCCGATGTGCCCAAGGGCGTCTATCTGTGGGGCGGGGTGGGGCGCGGCAAGTCGTTCCTGATGGACAGCTTCTATACCTGCGTGCCCGTGGTGCGCAAGACGCGGCTCCATTTCCATGAATTCATGCGCGAGGTGCATCGCCAGCTCGAGGAACTGCGCGGCCGCGCCGATCCGCTCGACGAACTGGCCCGGCGCATCGCGCGCAAGTACCGGCTCATCTGCTTCGACGAGTTCCACGTCAGCGACGTGGCCGATGCGATGATGCTGCACCGCCTGCTCGACCAGCTCTTTGCGAACGGCGTGCAGTTCGTCATGACGTCGAACTACCGGCCGGATCTGCTGTATCCGGATGGACTGCATCGCGACCGCGTGCTGCCGGCCATCGCGTTGCTGGAGACGAAGCTCGACGTGCTCAATGTCGATGCCGGGATCGACTACCGCAAGCGCGCGCTCGAGCAGGTGGAGGCCTACCACACGCCGCTGGGTCGCGAAGCGAGCGCCGCGCTGCGCGATGCATTCGTAGCCATTGCGGGCACGGCCGACGAATCGCCGATCCTGCATATCGAGCATCGCGAGCTGAAGGCATTGCGCCGTGCCAACGGCGTGGTGTGGTTCGACTTCGCGACGCTGTGCGGCGGTCCGCGTTCGCAGAACGATTACCTGGAGCTCGCTTCGCAGTTCCATACGGTGATTCTTTCCGACGTGCCGAAGATGACGCCGCGCATGTCGTCGGAAGCGCGCCGGTTCACGTGGCTGATCGACGTGTTCTACGACCACAAGGTCAAGCTGCTGATGTCCGCCGAGGTCCCCGCGGACGAGCTCTATACCGAAGGCCAGATGGCCAACGAGTTCCACCGCACCGTGTCCCGCATCATCGAGATGCAGTCGCGCGAATACCTCGAATCCGCGCGCAGGACGATGGATACGTCTCTGACCTGA
- a CDS encoding heavy metal translocating P-type ATPase, translated as MSLACFHCGQPVGSGAPLSLSLDGTLRQFCCGGCMTLARTLHAAGFGHFYADTALAAGKFARPIEGDARREAELVWAAYDAPELRAQFVRDIGTDEAEITLAPENIRCAACAWLIEQHLQQLPGVVSAVANVATRRVVVRWRAGAQPVAGLLAALADIGYLAWPFEVGRADRADRRERRALLMRMAVAMLAMMQVMMYAWPVYTYEATIDAGLLTLMRWASFALTLPVVTYSAWPIFAGAWRDLRGGRAGMDVPVAIGVAAGFLASTVATVRGHGEVYFDSVTMFVAFLLLARYLELRVRQASRSGAEMLARQLPATCERVAEAGAASERIPVARLRVGDRVRVRAGDVVPADGTIVLGASEFDEALLTGEPRPVPRGIGGTVLAGSFNSASPVELRVTRIGAATRLAEIVAVLDRALTDKPRIAALADRVAAWFVGTLLLLAAVTGAVWALWIDPARALPVTVAVLVVSCPCALSLAAPAALAAAGAALSRCGLLMTRGHAMETLARVTDVVLDKTGTLTQGTFSVVDTDVLGALDASQCRALAAAMERDSEHPIGRALRADASGASLPAVHGLRNVPGQGVEATLGARQLRLGHYAFVTAARACDATRGTTGTPDTTGTSSTTGTTGTTGTTGTTGTTGTSGADAALATPIWLGDDQGLLARFVLADVARPQAGLLLARLHRLGVRVHLLSGDHPNAVQAWAQRLDIARAAGARTPEGKRDDVAALQQSGAVVLAVGDGINDAPVLAQAHVSIAIGSGAPLAQAGADAVLMHDDIATIATALTVARRARRVMRQNLGWAFAYNVIAIPLAATGHVTAWMAGIGMSLSSLLVVLNAWRLLRVPKEA; from the coding sequence ATGTCCCTCGCATGCTTTCACTGCGGCCAGCCGGTCGGTTCCGGCGCGCCGCTGTCCCTCTCTCTCGATGGCACGCTGCGGCAATTCTGCTGTGGCGGCTGCATGACCCTTGCCCGCACGCTGCATGCGGCCGGCTTTGGACATTTCTACGCCGATACCGCGCTTGCCGCGGGGAAATTTGCCCGCCCGATCGAAGGCGATGCCCGGCGCGAGGCCGAGCTGGTCTGGGCGGCCTACGACGCGCCGGAACTGCGCGCGCAGTTCGTTCGCGATATCGGTACCGACGAAGCGGAAATCACGCTCGCTCCGGAGAATATCCGCTGCGCCGCGTGCGCATGGCTGATCGAACAGCATCTTCAGCAGTTGCCGGGCGTGGTATCGGCGGTGGCCAACGTGGCCACGCGCCGTGTGGTCGTCCGCTGGCGCGCGGGGGCGCAGCCGGTCGCCGGGCTGCTGGCCGCGCTTGCCGATATCGGCTATCTCGCCTGGCCGTTCGAGGTGGGCCGCGCCGACCGCGCGGACCGCCGCGAGCGCCGGGCGCTGCTGATGCGCATGGCGGTGGCGATGCTCGCGATGATGCAGGTCATGATGTATGCGTGGCCGGTCTACACCTACGAGGCGACCATCGACGCGGGCCTGCTGACGCTGATGCGCTGGGCGAGCTTTGCGCTGACGCTGCCGGTGGTCACCTATTCGGCGTGGCCGATCTTCGCTGGTGCATGGCGCGATCTCCGCGGGGGCCGCGCGGGGATGGACGTGCCGGTAGCGATCGGCGTGGCGGCCGGTTTTCTTGCGAGCACGGTGGCCACCGTGCGCGGCCACGGGGAGGTCTACTTCGACTCCGTCACGATGTTCGTGGCGTTCCTGTTGCTGGCCCGGTATCTGGAGCTGCGCGTACGGCAGGCCTCGCGCAGCGGCGCCGAGATGCTCGCGCGGCAACTGCCGGCTACCTGCGAGCGCGTGGCGGAAGCCGGCGCCGCGAGTGAGCGGATTCCCGTCGCGCGGCTGCGGGTGGGTGACCGCGTGCGGGTGAGAGCGGGCGACGTGGTGCCCGCCGATGGCACGATCGTGCTCGGTGCAAGCGAGTTCGACGAAGCGCTGTTGACAGGTGAGCCGCGGCCGGTGCCGCGGGGGATCGGCGGCACGGTACTCGCGGGCAGCTTCAACAGCGCGAGCCCGGTGGAGCTTCGCGTGACGCGCATCGGTGCCGCGACGCGGCTGGCCGAGATCGTCGCGGTGCTCGACCGCGCGCTGACCGACAAGCCCCGCATCGCGGCGCTCGCCGATCGCGTGGCGGCGTGGTTCGTGGGGACGTTGCTGCTGCTTGCCGCAGTCACGGGCGCGGTCTGGGCGCTGTGGATCGATCCGGCGCGCGCGTTGCCGGTGACCGTCGCGGTGCTCGTGGTGAGCTGCCCCTGCGCGCTGTCGCTGGCCGCGCCCGCGGCACTGGCGGCTGCGGGGGCCGCATTGTCCCGCTGCGGACTGCTGATGACGCGGGGCCATGCCATGGAGACGCTCGCGCGTGTCACCGACGTCGTGCTCGACAAGACCGGTACGCTGACGCAGGGGACGTTCTCGGTGGTGGATACCGACGTGCTCGGCGCGCTGGATGCCTCGCAATGCCGCGCGCTGGCCGCGGCGATGGAGCGCGACAGCGAACACCCCATCGGCCGCGCGCTGCGGGCGGACGCATCCGGCGCGAGCCTGCCCGCGGTGCATGGGCTCCGCAATGTGCCGGGGCAGGGCGTCGAGGCGACGCTGGGAGCGCGGCAACTGCGGCTGGGCCACTACGCGTTCGTGACCGCGGCCCGGGCCTGCGACGCAACGCGCGGCACGACCGGCACGCCCGACACGACCGGCACGTCCAGCACGACCGGCACGACCGGCACGACCGGCACGACCGGCACGACCGGCACGACCGGCACGTCCGGCGCGGACGCTGCGCTTGCCACCCCTATCTGGCTCGGCGACGATCAAGGTCTGCTCGCGCGCTTCGTGCTGGCCGACGTCGCGCGGCCGCAGGCCGGCCTGTTGCTGGCCCGCCTGCATCGCCTCGGCGTGCGTGTGCACCTGCTCTCGGGCGACCACCCGAACGCCGTGCAGGCATGGGCGCAGCGGCTCGATATCGCCCGCGCCGCGGGCGCGCGGACGCCCGAGGGCAAGCGCGACGACGTGGCCGCGCTCCAGCAGTCGGGTGCCGTGGTGCTCGCCGTCGGCGACGGCATCAACGACGCCCCCGTGCTCGCACAGGCCCACGTCTCCATCGCCATCGGCAGCGGTGCCCCGCTCGCCCAGGCGGGCGCCGACGCGGTGCTGATGCACGACGACATTGCCACGATCGCCACCGCGCTGACCGTCGCCCGCCGCGCGCGCCGGGTCATGCGGCAGAACCTCGGCTGGGCATTCGCCTACAACGTCATCGCCATCCCGCTCGCGGCCACCGGCCATGTCACCGCGTGGATGGCCGGCATCGGCATGTCGCTGTCCTCGCTGCTGGTCGTGCTCAACGCCTGGCGGCTGCTACGCGTACCGAAAGAGGCCTGA
- the ccoS gene encoding cbb3-type cytochrome oxidase assembly protein CcoS yields MDMLYLLVPMSLVLVALIAGALWWAMHAGQYDDLDRPAEAILLDNDSVTPRNTLEKSSSQFPQS; encoded by the coding sequence ATGGACATGCTCTACCTGCTGGTGCCGATGAGCCTCGTACTGGTGGCGCTGATTGCCGGCGCGCTCTGGTGGGCCATGCATGCGGGTCAGTACGACGACCTCGACCGCCCGGCGGAAGCCATCCTGCTCGACAACGACAGCGTGACGCCGCGCAACACCCTCGAAAAAAGTTCATCGCAATTTCCTCAAAGTTGA